A stretch of the Marivirga tractuosa DSM 4126 genome encodes the following:
- a CDS encoding sensor histidine kinase translates to MKIREPYDRYLMMLGLATVLTATNPKGSFWTVFVITLLFTFAYWEGNYHIVSWVRTKFPALKDTKKRISTQITWSFLYTIAVASFLVVLLHFLGFVPYSAKYHLFNLALGLGITVIISIIYETICYFQLWKEALLESERLKKVEARLQYESLKNQVNPHFLFNSLNTLSSLISVNPEKAELFVQEFSKIYRYVLEVREKSFVPLKNEIDFVDSYIYLQKIRFDDNLYFENSIKTELDDLFIPPLILQNLVENCIKHNTINENNPLKIELKLEKGILKVVNNLQQRSEDYPSTKTGLYNIEQRFKLLNGEAPKFYKDNGHFIAEIKLQTLSTGN, encoded by the coding sequence ATGAAAATTAGGGAGCCATACGATCGATATTTAATGATGCTGGGATTAGCGACTGTCTTAACAGCCACTAATCCCAAAGGCTCTTTTTGGACAGTATTTGTCATCACCCTTCTCTTTACTTTTGCCTATTGGGAAGGCAATTATCATATAGTAAGTTGGGTAAGAACAAAATTTCCTGCATTGAAAGACACCAAAAAGAGGATATCTACCCAAATAACCTGGTCTTTTTTGTACACAATTGCCGTTGCTAGCTTTTTGGTTGTTTTACTACACTTTTTAGGATTTGTGCCCTATTCAGCGAAGTATCACCTATTCAACCTGGCACTTGGATTGGGGATTACCGTGATCATATCCATCATTTACGAAACGATTTGCTATTTCCAACTTTGGAAAGAGGCACTTTTAGAAAGTGAAAGATTGAAGAAAGTAGAAGCTCGATTGCAGTATGAGAGTCTTAAAAATCAAGTCAATCCGCATTTTCTATTCAATAGTTTAAATACGCTATCATCTTTGATTTCGGTCAATCCTGAGAAAGCAGAATTGTTTGTGCAGGAGTTTTCCAAAATATATAGATATGTGCTGGAAGTAAGGGAAAAAAGTTTTGTGCCGCTTAAAAATGAAATCGACTTCGTGGATTCTTATATTTATCTACAGAAAATCCGATTCGATGATAATTTATACTTTGAAAACAGTATTAAAACCGAATTAGATGACTTATTTATTCCACCCTTAATCCTTCAAAATTTAGTGGAGAATTGTATAAAGCATAATACTATTAATGAGAATAATCCACTCAAGATTGAATTGAAGTTGGAAAAGGGCATACTAAAAGTAGTGAATAATTTACAGCAACGAAGTGAGGATTACCCTTCAACGAAAACGGGCTTATATAATATCGAACAAAGATTTAAACTACTCAACGGTGAAGCGCCAAAATTTTATAAAGATAATGGGCATTTCATAGCAGAAATTAAACTTCAAACCCTAAGTACGGGGAATTAA
- a CDS encoding DUF2306 domain-containing protein — MERIYDILLVIHIAAGFAGLLSGLLNMSMKKGGKTHRIVGKFFVGGMMTSSIIALIMASIKINYFLFVVGIFTIYLVGTGNRYIYLKMLGNSQKPKMIDWLLTIGMFLMGIAFIMLGVILLKDQNNSFGIVPIVFAFVGFGSVREDILNYKGRIKSPKFWLKAHISRMSGGFIAASTAFLAVNAAKIPLEIPTFVYWLLPTILITPLISMWQRKLRAKR, encoded by the coding sequence ATGGAAAGGATTTATGACATATTGTTGGTTATTCATATTGCAGCAGGGTTTGCAGGTTTGTTAAGTGGCCTGCTCAATATGAGTATGAAAAAGGGAGGCAAAACGCACCGAATTGTAGGTAAATTCTTTGTGGGCGGGATGATGACTTCTTCGATTATTGCACTAATCATGGCCAGTATCAAAATCAATTATTTTTTGTTTGTGGTAGGAATCTTTACGATATACCTCGTGGGTACAGGCAACCGCTATATTTATTTAAAGATGTTAGGCAACTCTCAAAAACCAAAAATGATAGATTGGCTATTGACAATAGGAATGTTTTTAATGGGAATAGCTTTTATCATGCTTGGCGTTATTCTGTTAAAAGACCAGAATAATTCTTTTGGGATCGTCCCAATTGTTTTTGCTTTTGTGGGATTTGGAAGTGTGCGTGAGGATATTTTAAATTATAAAGGAAGGATAAAATCACCAAAATTTTGGCTTAAAGCCCATATTTCTCGTATGTCCGGAGGCTTTATTGCGGCTTCAACCGCATTTTTGGCAGTGAACGCAGCTAAAATACCTTTGGAAATTCCAACATTTGTGTATTGGTTGCTTCCGACCATTTTGATTACGCCATTGATTTCTATGTGGCAAAGAAAATTAAGAGCAAAGAGATGA
- a CDS encoding LytR/AlgR family response regulator transcription factor has protein sequence MNAVIIEDEKLAAQKLQKMLARIQPGLKIVKVMGSIEEAVDFFQNEHDVELVFLDIHLSDGSSFNIFDKIEIKAPIIFTTAYDEYALKAFKVNSIDYLLKPIAETDLLKALDKLKNITEKEEKVNVEKFLSAFKENKPAFKQRFLVSYGSQIKSIKAEETAYFYADNKMVFLVSHSGHKYVTNDTLDHLEHSLDPMEFFRVNRTFMIGINSIKQMHTYSRSRIKIDLLPECEKECIVSTEKCGGFKEWLGK, from the coding sequence ATGAATGCAGTAATTATTGAAGATGAAAAATTAGCCGCTCAAAAGCTTCAAAAAATGCTTGCTAGAATTCAACCTGGTTTGAAGATAGTAAAAGTGATGGGGAGCATTGAGGAAGCAGTGGATTTTTTTCAAAATGAGCATGATGTAGAATTAGTGTTTTTAGATATTCACCTTTCAGATGGCAGTAGCTTTAATATTTTTGATAAGATTGAAATAAAAGCACCTATCATTTTCACTACTGCCTATGACGAATATGCCCTTAAGGCATTTAAGGTTAATAGCATTGATTATCTTTTAAAGCCTATAGCCGAAACTGATTTATTGAAAGCTTTGGATAAGTTAAAAAACATCACTGAGAAGGAAGAGAAAGTAAATGTGGAAAAATTTCTGTCTGCCTTTAAAGAAAACAAACCAGCCTTCAAGCAGCGGTTTTTAGTTTCTTACGGAAGCCAGATCAAATCAATAAAAGCAGAGGAAACAGCATATTTTTATGCAGACAATAAAATGGTGTTTCTGGTTAGTCATTCTGGTCATAAATATGTTACAAATGACACTTTGGATCACTTAGAACATTCTCTTGACCCCATGGAATTTTTTCGAGTCAACCGAACATTCATGATAGGAATCAATTCAATTAAACAAATGCACACCTATTCTCGAAGTCGCATCAAAATCGATTTACTTCCAGAATGTGAGAAGGAATGTATAGTCAGCACAGAGAAATGCGGTGGTTTTAAAGAATGGTTAGGTAAATGA
- a CDS encoding SDR family NAD(P)-dependent oxidoreductase: MKNKRVVITGGSGAIGKALAKALLGQGAKVLITDLKDEDLQTAKSELASEQLFTFRADVTKETEVAKYVQYAVDKMGGIDVFYNNAGIEGKVSPLDDYPLDVFDQLVNVNIKGVYYGLRHVFPVMKKNKDGGSIIITSSVAGLMGTPNVLPYVTSKHAVIGMMKSAALEGAPHKIRVNTVNPSPVDNRMMRSLEEGFAPGAGAEAKKGFEQSIPLQRYATNEDVAKLMLFLGGDDSSFITGTVNPVDGGMTA; this comes from the coding sequence ATGAAAAACAAACGAGTAGTAATTACTGGAGGTAGTGGGGCAATTGGTAAGGCACTTGCTAAAGCTTTATTAGGCCAAGGAGCCAAAGTTTTGATTACCGACCTCAAGGATGAGGATTTACAAACAGCTAAATCTGAATTAGCTTCAGAGCAACTTTTTACCTTTAGAGCTGATGTAACTAAAGAAACTGAAGTCGCAAAATATGTTCAATATGCTGTAGACAAGATGGGAGGCATAGATGTTTTCTATAATAATGCAGGAATTGAAGGAAAGGTATCGCCACTAGATGATTATCCTTTAGACGTCTTTGATCAATTAGTAAATGTCAATATTAAAGGTGTTTATTATGGATTAAGACATGTATTTCCAGTTATGAAGAAAAATAAAGATGGCGGAAGTATTATCATCACCTCTTCAGTAGCGGGATTAATGGGAACACCCAATGTTTTACCTTATGTAACTAGCAAACATGCAGTAATTGGCATGATGAAATCTGCTGCTTTGGAAGGAGCTCCACATAAAATCAGGGTGAATACTGTAAACCCATCTCCAGTCGATAATAGAATGATGCGTTCTTTGGAAGAAGGCTTTGCACCCGGTGCAGGAGCAGAAGCTAAAAAAGGATTTGAGCAAAGCATCCCTTTGCAGCGCTATGCTACAAACGAGGATGTAGCAAAACTGATGTTGTTTTTAGGAGGTGATGATAGTAGCTTTATTACAGGAACAGTTAATCCTGTTGACGGGGGAATGACTGCATAA
- a CDS encoding RluA family pseudouridine synthase codes for MQDSYFIKFKTDTSEYSLPEKFTFPFSYEPHPLTELAANELQENLKAANIKNEISGKMYGVLVVQNQSGELGYLTSFSGQDYDGDPPVNFVPPIYDRLELKGFYKKGEEELVKINRKIKQLEEDRNFNKLMAELKEQSKKSNLELKSAQEKKQMAKALRKEKREEGMVNLSPEAFDKLDEQLRKESINEDYNYKKLNKGWKKKIASIQSKVAVYESQIQRLKKERKQRSIKLQKQIFDQYQFLNVKGQRKGLEEIFEPLVYPPSGAGDCALPKLLQYAFVSQYKPIAMGEFWWGKAPKSELRKEGRFYPACSGKCKPILGHMLKGLNLEDDPLLQYTAEDKVIEKLYEDEQIVVIVKPAGLLSIPSKEIKDSVLTRMQKTYPKATGPLLAHRLDKMTSGIMLISKDLDSHKFLQKQFMDKTIQKRYCAVLEGTLDKSEGEVNLPLAVDEDNRPMQKVDFESGRKALTKWRLISNNDKKSMVTFIPVTGRTHQLRVHAAHPKGLDAPIIGDTLYGNKAERLMLHAEYIQFKHPQNGRIMQFENMASFGI; via the coding sequence ATGCAGGATTCCTACTTCATAAAGTTCAAAACTGACACATCTGAATACTCACTACCTGAGAAATTTACATTCCCTTTTTCATATGAACCTCACCCGCTCACTGAATTAGCAGCAAATGAATTGCAAGAAAATCTGAAAGCTGCTAATATTAAAAATGAAATAAGTGGCAAAATGTATGGCGTATTAGTGGTTCAAAATCAATCCGGTGAATTAGGATACTTAACATCCTTCTCAGGACAGGATTATGATGGTGATCCACCTGTCAATTTTGTTCCTCCCATTTATGATCGGTTGGAATTAAAAGGATTTTATAAGAAAGGCGAAGAAGAACTGGTGAAAATCAACCGAAAAATCAAACAACTTGAGGAAGACCGAAATTTCAATAAATTGATGGCGGAGCTTAAAGAGCAAAGTAAAAAATCAAATTTGGAATTAAAATCCGCACAAGAAAAAAAACAAATGGCTAAGGCTTTAAGAAAGGAAAAACGAGAGGAAGGCATGGTCAATCTTAGCCCTGAAGCTTTTGATAAATTGGATGAACAGCTGCGAAAAGAAAGCATCAATGAAGATTACAACTACAAGAAATTAAATAAAGGGTGGAAAAAGAAAATTGCTTCCATACAATCCAAAGTAGCGGTTTATGAATCTCAAATTCAGCGATTAAAGAAAGAACGAAAGCAGAGATCCATCAAATTGCAAAAGCAGATTTTTGATCAATATCAATTTTTAAATGTAAAAGGGCAAAGAAAAGGCTTGGAAGAAATTTTTGAACCGCTTGTTTATCCTCCTTCTGGTGCAGGAGATTGTGCATTACCCAAATTGCTGCAATACGCCTTTGTAAGTCAATATAAGCCAATTGCCATGGGAGAATTTTGGTGGGGAAAAGCACCAAAATCAGAATTACGTAAAGAAGGTAGGTTTTATCCTGCTTGCAGCGGAAAGTGCAAACCTATTTTAGGTCACATGTTAAAGGGCTTAAATCTAGAAGACGATCCTTTGCTACAATACACAGCTGAGGACAAAGTGATTGAAAAACTTTATGAAGATGAGCAAATAGTAGTAATAGTGAAGCCAGCAGGATTGCTTAGCATTCCATCGAAAGAGATAAAAGATTCTGTATTAACTAGAATGCAGAAAACATATCCTAAAGCTACGGGTCCGTTATTAGCGCATAGATTGGATAAAATGACCTCTGGAATAATGCTGATTAGCAAGGATTTGGATAGTCATAAATTTTTGCAAAAGCAATTCATGGATAAAACCATTCAAAAAAGGTATTGTGCTGTATTGGAGGGAACGTTGGATAAAAGTGAAGGAGAAGTAAATTTGCCATTAGCGGTGGATGAAGACAATCGACCTATGCAGAAGGTAGATTTTGAATCAGGAAGAAAGGCATTAACCAAATGGAGGCTTATCAGTAACAATGATAAAAAAAGCATGGTGACTTTTATCCCTGTCACGGGAAGAACACACCAATTAAGAGTTCATGCTGCCCATCCAAAAGGTTTGGATGCTCCTATCATTGGAGATACGCTTTATGGAAATAAAGCTGAAAGATTGATGTTACATGCAGAATATATTCAGTTCAAACATCCTCAAAATGGTAGAATTATGCAATTTGAAAACATGGCATCTTTTGGTATTTAG
- a CDS encoding PKD domain-containing protein, translating into MKKTFTLAICIIFLGFNAVNAQVFKKFDPVICPVDHNSYDTFVPPPEKFQALAARGVTNQSTESTANIIVNYNGFSEEAKVAYQYAVDIWASILKSPVTIHVNANYVPLGQGVLGSAGPSDFVRDFDGAPVQNTFYPIALAEKIAGKDLNKPGNPDINSNFNSDFNFYLGTDGNPPAGQYDFVSIVLHELGHGLGFIGLASYENSQGSWSAGETGKTSIYTEFVNLGDGTPIIDLPDNSEETGDALTSNNLFFNGPISVNQLGEEPKLYTPSTWNGGSSYSHLDENEYGPGNENSLMSPQFGAGEAIHAPGITYELFADMGWIHTYMQHQNGNQITENINDDFVVDLSVFSDTTFNEKVPELVYSLDDFQSSNNIVMTDTGNGKDFTASIPNPGETSTIKYYFQGVEDGTGRNYTAPADAPNKFYTVNIVALQDKSLPYTLAEGGDFETNASDWQSIIINGNENHWEYGQPGNVLNSAISGNNVWKTKLSEDIGFADLNSSSALVSPTFDFSSENENIELSFNFMMANATTTNGFFNQGPFGLQMEFSLDRGQTWEVLGTQDDPRAENWYNFRENSPSVFSINDNSGWIEQTYEVNNGDTTLLPLNAKYNVSFLGGNQNVNFRLVFYVVQDFPEAGYEADGVLVDDFEILSSDPTADFISTSTALNYTGDQINFEYISAGATSYSWDFGDGNTSNQENPSHSYASGGVYDVSLTITSDAGNATVVKENLIKIIPTRQVPYQLEDGGNLEQAEVDFSIQNVSGTGFVLGRSEITGKAGTASGDFAFVTAPDAELYENNSEAYIYTPEFDFKSLGDYQFSFETNYQFEDNWDGFIVEYTVDRGENWIKLKDELEDNWYTQISDPQSVFGNEVPIFSGNTENEFVKKFTDVSFLAGAERVSFRIKFLTDAAEVDAGMAIDNFEILGPLAGPAIPDFSAEVEYACEGATIVFSNESLGSIKDLQWDFGEGAEPQFASGTGPHEIKFSTAGSYDVTLTAEDLNGAFVTETKEEFINIGLNHFPSISIGERSNDFTVLLTASEGESYQWFLNGDSIPDATEQTYLAIEDGQYYVAVLVENCVGFSNVDNIITSNDSPLARSFSAFPNPLNKNRALNISFENEYLGDYNVEVYSLNGRRIFSEKFNKVSTQEVQEIDLKKAIEGLYLVRVTTGSQSTQIKVLIE; encoded by the coding sequence ATGAAAAAAACATTTACCTTAGCTATTTGCATTATATTTCTTGGATTTAATGCGGTAAACGCCCAAGTATTTAAAAAATTTGATCCTGTAATTTGTCCAGTTGATCACAATTCTTACGATACTTTTGTTCCACCACCGGAAAAATTTCAGGCACTAGCTGCTCGAGGTGTTACTAATCAAAGCACCGAAAGCACTGCTAATATAATTGTTAATTACAATGGCTTTAGTGAAGAAGCTAAAGTAGCATATCAATATGCAGTTGATATATGGGCATCAATTCTTAAATCGCCTGTGACAATTCATGTAAATGCTAACTATGTGCCACTAGGTCAAGGGGTTTTAGGTTCTGCTGGACCATCAGATTTCGTTAGAGATTTTGACGGGGCGCCTGTTCAAAACACATTTTATCCAATAGCGCTAGCCGAAAAAATTGCAGGAAAAGATTTGAATAAGCCTGGCAATCCTGACATCAATTCAAATTTCAATAGTGATTTCAATTTTTATTTAGGCACGGATGGAAATCCTCCTGCTGGACAATATGATTTTGTATCTATCGTCTTGCATGAACTAGGCCACGGATTAGGATTTATAGGTTTGGCCTCCTATGAAAATTCACAGGGATCGTGGTCTGCTGGCGAAACTGGCAAAACCTCAATTTATACAGAATTTGTAAATCTAGGAGATGGAACTCCTATAATAGATTTACCTGATAATTCGGAAGAAACTGGTGATGCTCTAACAAGCAACAATTTGTTTTTTAATGGGCCTATCTCCGTGAACCAATTAGGAGAAGAGCCAAAATTATATACTCCATCCACATGGAATGGTGGTTCCAGCTATTCTCACTTGGATGAAAATGAATATGGTCCAGGAAATGAAAATTCTCTAATGTCTCCTCAATTTGGTGCAGGTGAAGCTATTCATGCTCCTGGAATCACTTATGAACTTTTTGCTGATATGGGTTGGATTCATACCTATATGCAGCATCAAAATGGAAACCAAATCACTGAGAATATCAACGATGATTTTGTAGTGGATTTATCTGTTTTTTCTGATACTACATTCAATGAAAAAGTTCCCGAGCTAGTTTATTCACTTGATGATTTTCAGTCAAGTAATAATATAGTGATGACTGATACAGGAAATGGGAAAGATTTTACAGCAAGTATTCCTAACCCTGGTGAAACTTCTACTATCAAATACTATTTTCAGGGAGTTGAAGATGGAACTGGCCGAAACTATACAGCACCAGCAGATGCACCGAACAAATTTTATACTGTAAATATTGTAGCACTACAAGACAAGTCGTTGCCTTATACACTTGCTGAGGGTGGTGATTTCGAAACAAATGCGTCTGATTGGCAATCCATCATAATAAATGGTAATGAGAACCATTGGGAATACGGCCAACCAGGTAATGTTTTAAATTCAGCCATTTCAGGTAATAACGTATGGAAAACGAAGCTATCTGAAGATATTGGATTTGCAGACTTAAACTCAAGTAGTGCTTTGGTTTCGCCAACATTTGATTTTAGTTCAGAAAATGAAAACATAGAATTAAGCTTTAATTTTATGATGGCCAATGCCACTACAACGAACGGCTTCTTCAATCAGGGGCCTTTTGGGCTTCAAATGGAGTTTTCTTTGGACAGGGGTCAAACGTGGGAAGTATTAGGAACTCAAGATGACCCAAGAGCAGAAAACTGGTATAATTTCAGAGAAAATTCCCCGAGCGTTTTTTCTATAAATGACAATTCTGGTTGGATTGAACAAACTTATGAAGTAAACAATGGAGATACTACATTGCTTCCTTTAAACGCTAAATATAATGTCAGCTTTTTGGGGGGTAATCAAAATGTGAATTTCAGATTAGTATTTTATGTAGTACAAGATTTCCCTGAGGCAGGATATGAAGCTGATGGCGTATTAGTGGATGATTTTGAAATTTTAAGTTCTGATCCTACAGCTGATTTTATTAGTACTTCTACCGCATTGAATTACACGGGGGATCAAATCAATTTCGAATATATTTCAGCAGGAGCAACTTCATATAGTTGGGATTTTGGAGACGGCAACACCTCAAATCAAGAGAATCCTAGCCATAGCTATGCTAGCGGTGGGGTTTATGATGTTAGTTTGACAATAACTAGTGATGCGGGTAATGCTACTGTTGTAAAGGAAAATTTAATTAAAATTATTCCAACTCGACAGGTTCCTTATCAGTTGGAAGATGGTGGTAACTTAGAACAGGCTGAAGTAGATTTTAGCATTCAAAACGTATCCGGAACTGGTTTTGTACTTGGCCGAAGCGAAATAACTGGAAAGGCAGGTACGGCAAGTGGTGATTTCGCTTTTGTTACTGCACCTGATGCAGAATTATATGAAAACAATTCTGAAGCCTATATCTATACACCAGAATTTGACTTTAAAAGCTTAGGAGATTATCAATTTTCTTTTGAAACTAATTATCAGTTTGAAGACAATTGGGATGGTTTTATTGTTGAATATACAGTTGATAGAGGAGAAAATTGGATTAAACTTAAAGATGAACTTGAAGATAATTGGTACACTCAAATAAGTGATCCGCAGTCTGTATTTGGTAATGAAGTTCCGATTTTTAGTGGAAATACAGAAAATGAATTTGTGAAAAAATTTACTGATGTGTCTTTCCTAGCAGGTGCTGAAAGGGTTAGTTTTAGAATTAAGTTTCTAACAGATGCGGCTGAAGTAGATGCCGGAATGGCAATTGACAATTTTGAAATATTGGGGCCACTTGCTGGGCCAGCAATACCTGATTTTAGTGCTGAAGTTGAGTATGCCTGTGAAGGAGCTACAATAGTATTTAGTAATGAATCTTTGGGGTCTATAAAAGATTTGCAATGGGATTTTGGTGAAGGTGCTGAACCACAATTTGCAAGTGGCACTGGCCCTCATGAAATTAAATTTAGCACTGCTGGAAGTTATGATGTTACTTTGACTGCAGAGGACTTGAATGGAGCATTTGTAACGGAGACAAAAGAGGAGTTTATTAATATTGGATTAAATCATTTTCCTTCTATATCAATAGGGGAAAGAAGTAATGATTTTACTGTATTACTAACTGCAAGTGAAGGCGAAAGCTATCAATGGTTTTTAAATGGGGATTCAATACCTGATGCAACAGAACAAACATATTTGGCAATTGAAGATGGTCAATATTATGTTGCGGTTCTTGTTGAAAATTGTGTTGGTTTTTCAAATGTGGATAATATCATCACCTCTAATGATTCCCCATTAGCCAGAAGCTTTTCTGCTTTTCCTAACCCATTAAATAAAAATAGAGCATTAAATATCTCTTTTGAAAATGAATATTTAGGCGACTATAATGTAGAAGTTTACAGTTTAAATGGCCGAAGAATATTTTCAGAGAAGTTTAATAAAGTTAGTACTCAAGAAGTCCAAGAAATAGATCTAAAGAAGGCGATTGAAGGGCTTTATTTGGTTAGAGTTACTACAGGAAGTCAAAGTACTCAAATTAAGGTTCTAATTGAGTAG
- a CDS encoding DUF6438 domain-containing protein — protein MSSQQAEEIFSLNTTACMGPCPVFELSLYGDQKLVFNGKENTKIKGKKEVKLDDEQFEALLGIIQTADWANLKEEYKSTMQDLPTQNFTYNNNGVVKQVSRYGGGPASISNMSDTILTFVEEQVFAN, from the coding sequence ATGAGTTCACAACAAGCAGAGGAGATATTTAGTTTAAACACTACTGCTTGCATGGGGCCATGCCCTGTGTTTGAATTATCGCTTTATGGTGATCAAAAATTAGTTTTTAATGGTAAGGAAAACACAAAAATCAAAGGGAAGAAAGAAGTAAAATTGGACGATGAGCAATTTGAAGCACTTCTAGGTATAATACAAACTGCCGACTGGGCGAATTTAAAAGAAGAATACAAATCTACTATGCAGGATTTACCTACTCAAAACTTCACCTACAACAATAACGGTGTTGTAAAGCAGGTATCAAGGTATGGCGGTGGCCCTGCTTCGATTTCTAATATGAGTGATACTATTTTGACATTTGTGGAAGAGCAAGTCTTTGCAAACTGA
- a CDS encoding helix-turn-helix domain-containing protein: MTKISNNIKYLRTEKGLSQTAMAEAVGLKRGNIASYEKELAQPSIENLVNIADYFGIDIHQIVNEDLQYSTKKVKHDRNPFKIFEENFPIQGLKDRVNALKGNHNAEDKVKRLKDQNKDIQKMVDGFRAFHKMRMNSNESTEELSKKLSADYVNLLDILQTVLKSNTDLIKIIDKKDE; encoded by the coding sequence ATGACAAAAATATCGAATAACATAAAGTATTTAAGAACTGAAAAGGGATTAAGCCAAACCGCTATGGCAGAGGCTGTTGGGCTTAAACGAGGTAATATTGCTTCTTATGAAAAGGAGTTGGCACAGCCGAGTATTGAAAATTTGGTTAATATAGCAGATTATTTTGGCATAGATATTCACCAAATTGTAAATGAAGATTTACAATATTCTACCAAAAAAGTAAAACACGATAGAAATCCCTTTAAAATATTTGAAGAAAACTTCCCCATTCAAGGACTAAAAGATCGTGTTAATGCCTTAAAAGGAAACCATAATGCAGAGGATAAAGTCAAACGGTTAAAAGATCAAAACAAGGATATCCAGAAAATGGTTGATGGTTTTAGAGCTTTTCATAAAATGCGAATGAATTCAAATGAAAGCACGGAAGAACTTAGTAAAAAATTATCTGCGGATTATGTCAATTTATTGGACATATTACAGACAGTATTAAAGAGCAATACCGATTTGATAAAAATTATTGATAAAAAAGATGAATAA
- a CDS encoding YtxH domain-containing protein produces MNNGVKILTGFSLGLLTGAVAGLLYAPEKGDKTRKKLKKNVDKSYKDSIKKIDELKSTLNKEIDSVSSKGKETIDQLKESVNYKN; encoded by the coding sequence ATGAATAACGGAGTAAAAATTTTAACAGGATTCAGTTTAGGATTATTAACAGGAGCAGTTGCAGGATTACTTTATGCACCTGAAAAAGGAGATAAAACAAGAAAAAAATTAAAAAAGAATGTTGACAAATCGTATAAAGATTCAATCAAGAAAATTGATGAGTTGAAATCAACATTAAATAAAGAAATCGATAGTGTTTCAAGCAAAGGAAAAGAAACAATCGATCAATTGAAAGAATCAGTAAATTATAAAAACTGA
- a CDS encoding Dps family protein, which yields MSTTVDKRYRKLGFDKSETERLVEVMNALLANYHMHYQKLRNFHWNVKGADFFDLHEQFEERYDIAKESIDEIAERIRVFGHTPLSNLSDYMENSNIKESPTDLPAEEMVQEILNDYQILLSYLTDAMNAAIDIGDVGTEDMLNTFIQDMEKHHWMLSSFLGK from the coding sequence ATGAGTACTACAGTAGATAAAAGATATAGAAAATTAGGATTTGATAAGTCAGAAACAGAAAGATTGGTAGAGGTAATGAATGCTTTATTAGCAAATTACCATATGCATTATCAGAAATTGAGGAATTTCCACTGGAATGTGAAAGGAGCTGATTTTTTCGATTTGCATGAACAATTTGAAGAACGCTATGACATAGCGAAAGAAAGTATTGATGAAATAGCAGAAAGAATCAGAGTTTTCGGTCACACTCCATTAAGTAATTTGAGTGACTATATGGAGAACTCCAATATTAAAGAGTCACCGACAGATTTACCGGCTGAAGAAATGGTGCAGGAGATCTTAAATGATTACCAAATCTTATTATCGTATCTGACTGATGCCATGAATGCAGCGATAGATATAGGGGATGTAGGTACTGAGGATATGTTGAATACCTTCATCCAAGACATGGAAAAACACCACTGGATGTTAAGTTCTTTCTTAGGCAAATAA